One window of Siniperca chuatsi isolate FFG_IHB_CAS linkage group LG19, ASM2008510v1, whole genome shotgun sequence genomic DNA carries:
- the si:dkey-226l10.6 gene encoding zinc finger protein 350, which produces MADFSSRIMMSSEHMAVGGGPAGKATSSSVVSGNGNWDGAGGMDQITVVRIDDTHIAEEQSHVGGKVKDDAAEYYEMEYSMPAEEEAAAEEEEDGVYVIEYSNAEEEGESYQFTMSVDRSLPAKKPTIKHPVVGENARAPLPVVSKPFRPPRPRHEVRQKRKLITEEEVKKEEVVSNKCVLELGENYSDVMGINSGSGKRLVCSLCPPPGRFFKRGSGLAVHLKQMHHLMGKKTFFCTSCQQTVRTQIELDAHTRRHANQDAVFTCLLCSAEAGNKTETEKTGFEGSRWGLRRHLENEHPGVIPRCDICNKGFKSLVSYLADQFRHVGVSPYYCAKCQIYEMTERGLSIHTKNHNKKKMKQESGENHPQTLGASAGADNSATDDSDF; this is translated from the exons ATGGCTGACTTCAGCAGCAGGATCATG ATGTCTTCTGAACACATGGCGGTCGGCGGCGGGCCTGCAGGAAAAGCGACGTCATCCTCAGTCGTGTCGGGAAATGGAAACTGGGACGGTGCAGGTGGGATGGACCAGATAACAGTGGTGAGAATAGATGACACACACATTGCAGAGGAGCAGTCTCATGTCGGGGGGAAGGTTAAAGACGACGCTGCAGAGTACTATGAGATGGAGTACTCGATGCctgcagaggaggaggctgcggcagaggaagaggaagatggtGTTTATGTAATTGAGTATTCAAATGctgaagaggagggagagagctACCAGTTTACGATGTCCGTGGATAGATCGCTCCCAGCCAAAAAGCCAACAATTAAACATCCTGTGGTCGGCGAGAACGCCAGAGCTCCGTTACCTGTGGTGTCCAAACCGTTCAGGCCACCGAGGCCGAGACACGAGGTGAGGCAGAAGAGGAAGCTGATAACCGAAGAGGAGGTCAAAAAGGAGGAAGTTGTGAGCAATAAGTGTGTGTTGGAGCTCGGAGAGAACTACAGCGACGTGATGGGAATTAATTCAGGCTCAGGTAAAAGACTGGTGTGCTCACTGTGCCCGCCGCCCGGCAGGTTCTTCAAGAGAGGCTCAGGCTTGGCcgtacatttaaaacaaatgcaccACTTGATGGGGAAGAAGACGTTCTTCTGCACATCGTGCCAGCAAACGGTTCGCACCCAGATCGAACTGGACGCCCACACACGACGCCACGCTAACCAGGACGCGGTGTTCACCTGCCTCCTCTGCTCGGCGGAGGCAGGAAACAAAACGGAGACAGAGAAGACGGGGTTCGAAGGGTCGAGGTGGGGTCTGAGGAGGCACCTGGAGAATGAGCACCCGGGCGTCATCCCCCGCTGTGACATCTGCAATAAAGGCTTCAAGTCGCTCGTGTCGTACCTGGCCGATCAGTTCAGGCACGTCGGCGTGTCGCCATACTACTGCGCCAAGTGTCAGATCTATGAGATGACAGAGAGGGGTCTGAGTATTCACACCAAAAACCACaacaagaagaagatgaagCAGGAGTCTGGTGAAAACCACCCGCAGACGCTTGGAGCCTCCGCCGGCGCTGATAACTCTGCCACCGACGACTCCGACTTCTGA
- the eif1axb gene encoding eukaryotic translation initiation factor 1A X-linked b: MPKNKGKGGKNRRRGKNENESEKRELVFKEDGQEYAQVIKMLGNGRLEAMCFDGTKRLCHIRGKLRKKVWINTSDIILVGLRDYQDNKADVILKYNADEARSLKAYGELPEHAKINETDTFGPGDDDEIQFDDIGDDDEDIDDI, encoded by the exons ATGCCAAAAAATAAAG GTAAAGGAGGAAAGAACCGGCGACGTGGAAAGAACGAGAATGAGTCTGAGAAGAGAGAGCTGGTGTTCAAAGAGGATGGACAGG AATATGCTCAGGTGATTAAAATGCTGGGGAACGGACGTCTGGAGGCCATGTGCTTTGATGGAACCAAGCGGCTTTGCCACATCAGAGGAAAACTCCGGAAAAAG GTTTGGATTAACACGTCGGACATCATCCTGGTCGGACTGAGAGATTACCAG GATAACAAAGCTGATGTCATCCTCAAGTACAACGCGGACGAGGCTCGCAGTTTGAAAGCCTACGGAGAGCTGCCAGAGCACG CCAAAATCAACGAGACAGACACCTTCGGGCCTGGAGACGACGACGAGATCCAGTTCGATGACATTGGCGATGATGATGAGGACATTGATGAT aTCTAA